The sequence CGCGAGTTTTCAACAATGCCGCTCAACCCTTTGCATGCCCGCCGATTCCCGCTATTTTGCAGTCTATGGACGGCGAACGTATCGAACATGCAGTGAAGCGTATCGAAAGCGCGTTGGCGCGCATTGCGCATAGCGCCGACACGATCAAACCGGCCCCGCCGTCCGTCTCCGCGTTGGTCGTCGATCACGAGGAACTGCGAGAAACGGTTGCGAACTCCTTGAAACAGCTGGACGAATTGATAGGGGAACTGGACAGGTGAACGCCAAGCCCACCGAAGTCTCCTTCGCAGTCGGCGGGCGGAAATATACCGTCGCCTGCGCCCCGGGAGAGGAAGCCAAGGTCGCCTCGCTCGGCGCGCTGATCGATGGCAAGCTGGACCAGCTGGGCGGCAACCTCGCCCCGCAGGAAGCGCAGAACCTGTTATTCGCCGCGCTATTGCTGGCCGATGAGTTGCAGGAAGCCCGGTCGCAATCCGACTCCCAGGCCGCCTCCGGCGAAGATTTGAAGGCCCAGCTGGCCGAGGCACAGCAGCGCGCCGAAACCGCCATTGCCGACAAAGATCGGATGGCGGAGGAGCTTGAGAAAACTAGCAAGGCGGCCATTGGCTCCTCTCCCACGCCCGCCGCCGCCGATCCAGATCTCGCCCCCGCGCTGGAACGCTTTGCCGGAATGTTGGA comes from Alteripontixanthobacter sp. and encodes:
- a CDS encoding cell division protein ZapA — encoded protein: MNAKPTEVSFAVGGRKYTVACAPGEEAKVASLGALIDGKLDQLGGNLAPQEAQNLLFAALLLADELQEARSQSDSQAASGEDLKAQLAEAQQRAETAIADKDRMAEELEKTSKAAIGSSPTPAAADPDLAPALERFAGMLEECADKLEGKAPAP